The Rhododendron vialii isolate Sample 1 chromosome 8a, ASM3025357v1 genome has a window encoding:
- the LOC131298188 gene encoding uncharacterized protein LOC131298188 isoform X1, whose product MKVSSPYPVLDNRPIDQWKVTELKEELKRRKLITRGLKEDLIKRLDGAIREESESAMENADKGFDGTLQPVLQAGDAGTVSAVCETIGDMMNDGNKINEVDGGINHADAVKEGEVTGETDSARDEEMVFNDSYGETSVVVEDSVVSEVAVNVQESQNNDSQNVRGDKNSELEKEIKPPREANELNSSDPNIQVSEVSTVLGFQVKSDSISTDCVSINEKIELKDNIIADNVKLELDVKTEMVQPSSSNVFPDGGKLHPMDVEDPHEKKLPVEEEGNIHVANSEMSNKNFGADVVSSEKLNLDRTSGDDDLVEDDALESKQIVSNYNSDKVVDMEEKMEVSVVEEALADDMQDDMPVDDEDILEENINPPAALTVKRKIHDVVSSEKYNLDQSSGDNSMEEDDELESKSVIPKSSPDEVVDRKVKTEVPVVEAAAPAGDMQGDIAVDNEDSHDDTKNAPDAPTVKRMLHAAFTDQEVLGKDETPKRQRRWWNSENLRVPDPQSSIASSTTPKDVFPSTPLKRQFSRSNSGASDDAPKERVVPPSPKPPTNSLRIDHFLRPFTLKAVQALLGKTGTISSFWMDHIKTHCYVTYSSVEEAVETRNAVYNLQWPTNGGRLLVAEFVDPQEVKIRVEAPPQSPSTPVTPGPTIPPAAPTLQLQPQPSPRQVVQKEKLPPPPPLSNPPQARERLPLLPPPPLPEKLDPPIVTLDDLFKKTKATPCIYFLPLTDEQVAAKLKAQGNSTKQYAGVASRKELFWAMWCEISQLVDVLGFSRGLSRVEDEFKLGLKQLRLVSSSGQTEPWFLRVFLSSRGLSFGMGSVFPSKMWNLRIIFLVVYFCVIVESKLELLMKIKY is encoded by the exons ATGAAGGTCTCATCACCATATCCAGTTCTTGACAATCGGCCAATCGATCAGTGGAAGGTTACAGAACTGAAAGAAGAGCTTAAGAGACGGAAATTAATTACAAGGGGTTTGAAAGAAGATCTAATTAAACGGTTGGATGGGGCGATTAGAGAGGAAAGTGAGTCCGCTATGGAAAATGCTGATAAGGGTTTTGATGGTACTCTGCAACCGGTGCTTCAAGCTGGAGATGCAGGGACAGTTTCAGCTGTTTGTGAAACGATTGGGGACATGATGAATGACGGCAACAAGATTAACGAGGTAGATGGTGGAATAAATCATGCTGATGCTGTTAAAGAGGGGGAAGTAACCGGGGAGACTGATTCTGCTAGGGATGAGGAGATGGTGTTCAATGACAGTTATGGAGAAACCAGCGTCGTAGTAGAAGATAGTGTGGTATCTGAAGTAGCTGTGAATGTACAAGAGTCACAGAACAATGACTCACAGAATGTGAGGGGGGATAAGAATTCTGAGCTGGAGAAGGAGATAAAGCCTCCTCGTGAAGCTAATGAGCTCAACTCTTCTGACCCAAACATCCAGGTATCTGAGGTCAGCACTGTTTTAGGGTTTCAAGTAAAATCTGATTCTATTTCTACTGATTGTGtctcaattaatgaaaaaattgaactaaAAGATAATATAATTGCTGATAATGTTAAATTAGAACTAGATGTTAAGACTGAGATGGTCCAGCCATCATCAAGCAATGTTTTCCCAGACGGTGGCAAACTGCATCCCATGGATGTTGAAGACCCCCATGAAAAAAAGTTACCTGTTGAGGAAGAAGGAAACATCCATGTTGCTAATTCAGAGATGAGCAACAAAAATTTTGGTGCAGATGTGGTTTCTTCAGAGAAATTAAATTTGGACCGAACTTCTGGTGATGATGATTTAGTGGAGGATGATGCGTTGGAAAGTAAACAAATAGTTTCCAATTATAATTCAGACAAAGTGGTAGATATGGAGGAGAAAATGGAAGTTTCTGTGGTGGAGGAAGCTCTTGCTGATGATATGCAGGATGATATGCCTGTCGATGATGAAGACATTCTTGAGGAAAACATTAATCCACCCGCTGCTCTCACTGTGAAAAGAAAGATTCATG ATGTGGTTTCTTCAGAGAAATACAATTTGGACCAAAGTTCTGGTGACAATTCGATGGAGGAGGATGATGAATTGGAGAGTAAGTCAGTCATTCCTAAGTCTAGCCCAGATGAAGTCGTGGATAGGAAGGTGAAAACGGAAGTTCCTGTGGTGGAGGCGGCGGCTCCTGCTGGTGATATGCAGGGTGACATTGCTGTGGACAATGAAGACAGTCATGATGATACTAAGAATGCTCCTGATGCACCCACTGTGAAAAGGATGCTTCATG CTGCTTTTACAGACCAAGAGGTACTTGGGAAGGATGAGACTCCCAAGAGGCAAAGGAGGTGGTGGAACTCTGAAAACCTTAGAGTTCCTGATCCTCAAAGCAGCATTGCATCTTCTACTACACCTAAGGATGTCTTCCCTTCTACTCCCTTGAAACGCCAGTTCTCCAGATCTAACTCTGGAGCTAGTGATGATGCACCCAAGGAACGTGTTG TTCCACCATCACCAAAACCTCCTACGAATTCTCTGAGAATTGATCATTTTCTGCGTCCATTTACCCTAAAAGCTGTGCAAGCACTTCTAGGGAAAACTGGTACCATCTCCAGTTTCTGGATGGACCACATCAAAACCCACTGCTATGTCACT TATTCTTCTGTGGAAGAAGCCGTAGAGACTCGAAATGCAGTCTACAACTTACAATGGCCTACTAACGGAGGACGCCTTCTTGTGGCTGAGTTTGTTGACCCTCAGGAAGTGAAAATACGAGTGGAAGCTCCTCCTCAATCACCCTCAACTCCAGTCACTCCCGGGCCCACTATCCCTCCAGCTGCACCAACATTGCAATTGCAACCCCAACCTTCACCCCGCCAAGTTGTTCAGAAGGAGAAgctcccaccaccacctcctctgtCTAATCCTCCACAGGCAAGGGAACGACTCCCGCTTCTGCCCCCACCTCCGCTTCCTGAGAAACTGGACCCACCCATTGTCACTCTGGACGATCTATTCAAAAAGACCAAAGCGACCCCATGTATCTACTTCTTACCATTGACTGATGAACAAGTTGCAGCAAAGCTGAAGGCGCAGGGAAATAGCACCAAACA GTATGCAGGTGTTGCTTCTAGGAAGGAGTTGTTCTGGGCAATGTGGTGCGAGATAAGCCAGTTGGTCGATGTATTAGGGTTTTCCCGAGGATTGAGTCGGGTTGAGGACGAGTTTAAGTTAGGTTTGAAACAATTGAGATTAGTTTCTTCGAGTGGGCAGACTGAGCCATGGTTTCTCCGTGTTTTCCTAAGTAGCCGGGGGTTGTCTTTCGGTATGGGATCAGTATTCCCTTCCAAAATGTGGAATTTGAGGATCATTTTCTTGGTTGTGTACTTTTGTGTTATTGTAGAATCTAAATTAGAGCtattgatgaaaataaaatactaa
- the LOC131298188 gene encoding uncharacterized protein LOC131298188 isoform X3, translating into MKVSSPYPVLDNRPIDQWKVTELKEELKRRKLITRGLKEDLIKRLDGAIREESESAMENADKGFDGTLQPVLQAGDAGTVSAVCETIGDMMNDGNKINEVDGGINHADAVKEGEVTGETDSARDEEMVFNDSYGETSVVVEDSVVSEVAVNVQESQNNDSQNVRGDKNSELEKEIKPPREANELNSSDPNIQVSEVSTVLGFQVKSDSISTDCVSINEKIELKDNIIADNVKLELDVKTEMVQPSSSNVFPDGGKLHPMDVEDPHEKKLPVEEEGNIHVANSEMSNKNFGADVVSSEKLNLDRTSGDDDLVEDDALESKQIVSNYNSDKVVDMEEKMEVSVVEEALADDMQDDMPVDDEDILEENINPPAALTVKRKIHEKYNLDQSSGDNSMEEDDELESKSVIPKSSPDEVVDRKVKTEVPVVEAAAPAGDMQGDIAVDNEDSHDDTKNAPDAPTVKRMLHAAFTDQEVLGKDETPKRQRRWWNSENLRVPDPQSSIASSTTPKDVFPSTPLKRQFSRSNSGASDDAPKERVVPPSPKPPTNSLRIDHFLRPFTLKAVQALLGKTGTISSFWMDHIKTHCYVTYSSVEEAVETRNAVYNLQWPTNGGRLLVAEFVDPQEVKIRVEAPPQSPSTPVTPGPTIPPAAPTLQLQPQPSPRQVVQKEKLPPPPPLSNPPQARERLPLLPPPPLPEKLDPPIVTLDDLFKKTKATPCIYFLPLTDEQVAAKLKAQGNSTKQYAGVASRKELFWAMWCEISQLVDVLGFSRGLSRVEDEFKLGLKQLRLVSSSGQTEPWFLRVFLSSRGLSFGMGSVFPSKMWNLRIIFLVVYFCVIVESKLELLMKIKY; encoded by the exons ATGAAGGTCTCATCACCATATCCAGTTCTTGACAATCGGCCAATCGATCAGTGGAAGGTTACAGAACTGAAAGAAGAGCTTAAGAGACGGAAATTAATTACAAGGGGTTTGAAAGAAGATCTAATTAAACGGTTGGATGGGGCGATTAGAGAGGAAAGTGAGTCCGCTATGGAAAATGCTGATAAGGGTTTTGATGGTACTCTGCAACCGGTGCTTCAAGCTGGAGATGCAGGGACAGTTTCAGCTGTTTGTGAAACGATTGGGGACATGATGAATGACGGCAACAAGATTAACGAGGTAGATGGTGGAATAAATCATGCTGATGCTGTTAAAGAGGGGGAAGTAACCGGGGAGACTGATTCTGCTAGGGATGAGGAGATGGTGTTCAATGACAGTTATGGAGAAACCAGCGTCGTAGTAGAAGATAGTGTGGTATCTGAAGTAGCTGTGAATGTACAAGAGTCACAGAACAATGACTCACAGAATGTGAGGGGGGATAAGAATTCTGAGCTGGAGAAGGAGATAAAGCCTCCTCGTGAAGCTAATGAGCTCAACTCTTCTGACCCAAACATCCAGGTATCTGAGGTCAGCACTGTTTTAGGGTTTCAAGTAAAATCTGATTCTATTTCTACTGATTGTGtctcaattaatgaaaaaattgaactaaAAGATAATATAATTGCTGATAATGTTAAATTAGAACTAGATGTTAAGACTGAGATGGTCCAGCCATCATCAAGCAATGTTTTCCCAGACGGTGGCAAACTGCATCCCATGGATGTTGAAGACCCCCATGAAAAAAAGTTACCTGTTGAGGAAGAAGGAAACATCCATGTTGCTAATTCAGAGATGAGCAACAAAAATTTTGGTGCAGATGTGGTTTCTTCAGAGAAATTAAATTTGGACCGAACTTCTGGTGATGATGATTTAGTGGAGGATGATGCGTTGGAAAGTAAACAAATAGTTTCCAATTATAATTCAGACAAAGTGGTAGATATGGAGGAGAAAATGGAAGTTTCTGTGGTGGAGGAAGCTCTTGCTGATGATATGCAGGATGATATGCCTGTCGATGATGAAGACATTCTTGAGGAAAACATTAATCCACCCGCTGCTCTCACTGTGAAAAGAAAGATTCATG AGAAATACAATTTGGACCAAAGTTCTGGTGACAATTCGATGGAGGAGGATGATGAATTGGAGAGTAAGTCAGTCATTCCTAAGTCTAGCCCAGATGAAGTCGTGGATAGGAAGGTGAAAACGGAAGTTCCTGTGGTGGAGGCGGCGGCTCCTGCTGGTGATATGCAGGGTGACATTGCTGTGGACAATGAAGACAGTCATGATGATACTAAGAATGCTCCTGATGCACCCACTGTGAAAAGGATGCTTCATG CTGCTTTTACAGACCAAGAGGTACTTGGGAAGGATGAGACTCCCAAGAGGCAAAGGAGGTGGTGGAACTCTGAAAACCTTAGAGTTCCTGATCCTCAAAGCAGCATTGCATCTTCTACTACACCTAAGGATGTCTTCCCTTCTACTCCCTTGAAACGCCAGTTCTCCAGATCTAACTCTGGAGCTAGTGATGATGCACCCAAGGAACGTGTTG TTCCACCATCACCAAAACCTCCTACGAATTCTCTGAGAATTGATCATTTTCTGCGTCCATTTACCCTAAAAGCTGTGCAAGCACTTCTAGGGAAAACTGGTACCATCTCCAGTTTCTGGATGGACCACATCAAAACCCACTGCTATGTCACT TATTCTTCTGTGGAAGAAGCCGTAGAGACTCGAAATGCAGTCTACAACTTACAATGGCCTACTAACGGAGGACGCCTTCTTGTGGCTGAGTTTGTTGACCCTCAGGAAGTGAAAATACGAGTGGAAGCTCCTCCTCAATCACCCTCAACTCCAGTCACTCCCGGGCCCACTATCCCTCCAGCTGCACCAACATTGCAATTGCAACCCCAACCTTCACCCCGCCAAGTTGTTCAGAAGGAGAAgctcccaccaccacctcctctgtCTAATCCTCCACAGGCAAGGGAACGACTCCCGCTTCTGCCCCCACCTCCGCTTCCTGAGAAACTGGACCCACCCATTGTCACTCTGGACGATCTATTCAAAAAGACCAAAGCGACCCCATGTATCTACTTCTTACCATTGACTGATGAACAAGTTGCAGCAAAGCTGAAGGCGCAGGGAAATAGCACCAAACA GTATGCAGGTGTTGCTTCTAGGAAGGAGTTGTTCTGGGCAATGTGGTGCGAGATAAGCCAGTTGGTCGATGTATTAGGGTTTTCCCGAGGATTGAGTCGGGTTGAGGACGAGTTTAAGTTAGGTTTGAAACAATTGAGATTAGTTTCTTCGAGTGGGCAGACTGAGCCATGGTTTCTCCGTGTTTTCCTAAGTAGCCGGGGGTTGTCTTTCGGTATGGGATCAGTATTCCCTTCCAAAATGTGGAATTTGAGGATCATTTTCTTGGTTGTGTACTTTTGTGTTATTGTAGAATCTAAATTAGAGCtattgatgaaaataaaatactaa
- the LOC131298188 gene encoding uncharacterized protein LOC131298188 isoform X4 — MKVSSPYPVLDNRPIDQWKVTELKEELKRRKLITRGLKEDLIKRLDGAIREESESAMENADKGFDGTLQPVLQAGDAGTVSAVCETIGDMMNDGNKINEVDGGINHADAVKEGEVTGETDSARDEEMVFNDSYGETSVVVEDSVVSEVAVNVQESQNNDSQNVRGDKNSELEKEIKPPREANELNSSDPNIQVSEVSTVLGFQVKSDSISTDCVSINEKIELKDNIIADNVKLELDVKTEMVQPSSSNVFPDGGKLHPMDVEDPHEKKLPVEEEGNIHVANSEMSNKNFGADVVSSEKLNLDRTSGDDDLVEDDALESKQIVSNYNSDKVVDMEEKMEVSVVEEALADDMQDDMPVDDEDILEENINPPAALTVKRKIHEKYNLDQSSGDNSMEEDDELESKSVIPKSSPDEVVDRKVKTEVPVVEAAAPAGDMQGDIAVDNEDSHDDTKNAPDAPTVKRMLHDQEVLGKDETPKRQRRWWNSENLRVPDPQSSIASSTTPKDVFPSTPLKRQFSRSNSGASDDAPKERVVPPSPKPPTNSLRIDHFLRPFTLKAVQALLGKTGTISSFWMDHIKTHCYVTYSSVEEAVETRNAVYNLQWPTNGGRLLVAEFVDPQEVKIRVEAPPQSPSTPVTPGPTIPPAAPTLQLQPQPSPRQVVQKEKLPPPPPLSNPPQARERLPLLPPPPLPEKLDPPIVTLDDLFKKTKATPCIYFLPLTDEQVAAKLKAQGNSTKQYAGVASRKELFWAMWCEISQLVDVLGFSRGLSRVEDEFKLGLKQLRLVSSSGQTEPWFLRVFLSSRGLSFGMGSVFPSKMWNLRIIFLVVYFCVIVESKLELLMKIKY; from the exons ATGAAGGTCTCATCACCATATCCAGTTCTTGACAATCGGCCAATCGATCAGTGGAAGGTTACAGAACTGAAAGAAGAGCTTAAGAGACGGAAATTAATTACAAGGGGTTTGAAAGAAGATCTAATTAAACGGTTGGATGGGGCGATTAGAGAGGAAAGTGAGTCCGCTATGGAAAATGCTGATAAGGGTTTTGATGGTACTCTGCAACCGGTGCTTCAAGCTGGAGATGCAGGGACAGTTTCAGCTGTTTGTGAAACGATTGGGGACATGATGAATGACGGCAACAAGATTAACGAGGTAGATGGTGGAATAAATCATGCTGATGCTGTTAAAGAGGGGGAAGTAACCGGGGAGACTGATTCTGCTAGGGATGAGGAGATGGTGTTCAATGACAGTTATGGAGAAACCAGCGTCGTAGTAGAAGATAGTGTGGTATCTGAAGTAGCTGTGAATGTACAAGAGTCACAGAACAATGACTCACAGAATGTGAGGGGGGATAAGAATTCTGAGCTGGAGAAGGAGATAAAGCCTCCTCGTGAAGCTAATGAGCTCAACTCTTCTGACCCAAACATCCAGGTATCTGAGGTCAGCACTGTTTTAGGGTTTCAAGTAAAATCTGATTCTATTTCTACTGATTGTGtctcaattaatgaaaaaattgaactaaAAGATAATATAATTGCTGATAATGTTAAATTAGAACTAGATGTTAAGACTGAGATGGTCCAGCCATCATCAAGCAATGTTTTCCCAGACGGTGGCAAACTGCATCCCATGGATGTTGAAGACCCCCATGAAAAAAAGTTACCTGTTGAGGAAGAAGGAAACATCCATGTTGCTAATTCAGAGATGAGCAACAAAAATTTTGGTGCAGATGTGGTTTCTTCAGAGAAATTAAATTTGGACCGAACTTCTGGTGATGATGATTTAGTGGAGGATGATGCGTTGGAAAGTAAACAAATAGTTTCCAATTATAATTCAGACAAAGTGGTAGATATGGAGGAGAAAATGGAAGTTTCTGTGGTGGAGGAAGCTCTTGCTGATGATATGCAGGATGATATGCCTGTCGATGATGAAGACATTCTTGAGGAAAACATTAATCCACCCGCTGCTCTCACTGTGAAAAGAAAGATTCATG AGAAATACAATTTGGACCAAAGTTCTGGTGACAATTCGATGGAGGAGGATGATGAATTGGAGAGTAAGTCAGTCATTCCTAAGTCTAGCCCAGATGAAGTCGTGGATAGGAAGGTGAAAACGGAAGTTCCTGTGGTGGAGGCGGCGGCTCCTGCTGGTGATATGCAGGGTGACATTGCTGTGGACAATGAAGACAGTCATGATGATACTAAGAATGCTCCTGATGCACCCACTGTGAAAAGGATGCTTCATG ACCAAGAGGTACTTGGGAAGGATGAGACTCCCAAGAGGCAAAGGAGGTGGTGGAACTCTGAAAACCTTAGAGTTCCTGATCCTCAAAGCAGCATTGCATCTTCTACTACACCTAAGGATGTCTTCCCTTCTACTCCCTTGAAACGCCAGTTCTCCAGATCTAACTCTGGAGCTAGTGATGATGCACCCAAGGAACGTGTTG TTCCACCATCACCAAAACCTCCTACGAATTCTCTGAGAATTGATCATTTTCTGCGTCCATTTACCCTAAAAGCTGTGCAAGCACTTCTAGGGAAAACTGGTACCATCTCCAGTTTCTGGATGGACCACATCAAAACCCACTGCTATGTCACT TATTCTTCTGTGGAAGAAGCCGTAGAGACTCGAAATGCAGTCTACAACTTACAATGGCCTACTAACGGAGGACGCCTTCTTGTGGCTGAGTTTGTTGACCCTCAGGAAGTGAAAATACGAGTGGAAGCTCCTCCTCAATCACCCTCAACTCCAGTCACTCCCGGGCCCACTATCCCTCCAGCTGCACCAACATTGCAATTGCAACCCCAACCTTCACCCCGCCAAGTTGTTCAGAAGGAGAAgctcccaccaccacctcctctgtCTAATCCTCCACAGGCAAGGGAACGACTCCCGCTTCTGCCCCCACCTCCGCTTCCTGAGAAACTGGACCCACCCATTGTCACTCTGGACGATCTATTCAAAAAGACCAAAGCGACCCCATGTATCTACTTCTTACCATTGACTGATGAACAAGTTGCAGCAAAGCTGAAGGCGCAGGGAAATAGCACCAAACA GTATGCAGGTGTTGCTTCTAGGAAGGAGTTGTTCTGGGCAATGTGGTGCGAGATAAGCCAGTTGGTCGATGTATTAGGGTTTTCCCGAGGATTGAGTCGGGTTGAGGACGAGTTTAAGTTAGGTTTGAAACAATTGAGATTAGTTTCTTCGAGTGGGCAGACTGAGCCATGGTTTCTCCGTGTTTTCCTAAGTAGCCGGGGGTTGTCTTTCGGTATGGGATCAGTATTCCCTTCCAAAATGTGGAATTTGAGGATCATTTTCTTGGTTGTGTACTTTTGTGTTATTGTAGAATCTAAATTAGAGCtattgatgaaaataaaatactaa
- the LOC131298188 gene encoding uncharacterized protein LOC131298188 isoform X2, whose protein sequence is MKVSSPYPVLDNRPIDQWKVTELKEELKRRKLITRGLKEDLIKRLDGAIREESESAMENADKGFDGTLQPVLQAGDAGTVSAVCETIGDMMNDGNKINEVDGGINHADAVKEGEVTGETDSARDEEMVFNDSYGETSVVVEDSVVSEVAVNVQESQNNDSQNVRGDKNSELEKEIKPPREANELNSSDPNIQVSEVSTVLGFQVKSDSISTDCVSINEKIELKDNIIADNVKLELDVKTEMVQPSSSNVFPDGGKLHPMDVEDPHEKKLPVEEEGNIHVANSEMSNKNFGADVVSSEKLNLDRTSGDDDLVEDDALESKQIVSNYNSDKVVDMEEKMEVSVVEEALADDMQDDMPVDDEDILEENINPPAALTVKRKIHDVVSSEKYNLDQSSGDNSMEEDDELESKSVIPKSSPDEVVDRKVKTEVPVVEAAAPAGDMQGDIAVDNEDSHDDTKNAPDAPTVKRMLHDQEVLGKDETPKRQRRWWNSENLRVPDPQSSIASSTTPKDVFPSTPLKRQFSRSNSGASDDAPKERVVPPSPKPPTNSLRIDHFLRPFTLKAVQALLGKTGTISSFWMDHIKTHCYVTYSSVEEAVETRNAVYNLQWPTNGGRLLVAEFVDPQEVKIRVEAPPQSPSTPVTPGPTIPPAAPTLQLQPQPSPRQVVQKEKLPPPPPLSNPPQARERLPLLPPPPLPEKLDPPIVTLDDLFKKTKATPCIYFLPLTDEQVAAKLKAQGNSTKQYAGVASRKELFWAMWCEISQLVDVLGFSRGLSRVEDEFKLGLKQLRLVSSSGQTEPWFLRVFLSSRGLSFGMGSVFPSKMWNLRIIFLVVYFCVIVESKLELLMKIKY, encoded by the exons ATGAAGGTCTCATCACCATATCCAGTTCTTGACAATCGGCCAATCGATCAGTGGAAGGTTACAGAACTGAAAGAAGAGCTTAAGAGACGGAAATTAATTACAAGGGGTTTGAAAGAAGATCTAATTAAACGGTTGGATGGGGCGATTAGAGAGGAAAGTGAGTCCGCTATGGAAAATGCTGATAAGGGTTTTGATGGTACTCTGCAACCGGTGCTTCAAGCTGGAGATGCAGGGACAGTTTCAGCTGTTTGTGAAACGATTGGGGACATGATGAATGACGGCAACAAGATTAACGAGGTAGATGGTGGAATAAATCATGCTGATGCTGTTAAAGAGGGGGAAGTAACCGGGGAGACTGATTCTGCTAGGGATGAGGAGATGGTGTTCAATGACAGTTATGGAGAAACCAGCGTCGTAGTAGAAGATAGTGTGGTATCTGAAGTAGCTGTGAATGTACAAGAGTCACAGAACAATGACTCACAGAATGTGAGGGGGGATAAGAATTCTGAGCTGGAGAAGGAGATAAAGCCTCCTCGTGAAGCTAATGAGCTCAACTCTTCTGACCCAAACATCCAGGTATCTGAGGTCAGCACTGTTTTAGGGTTTCAAGTAAAATCTGATTCTATTTCTACTGATTGTGtctcaattaatgaaaaaattgaactaaAAGATAATATAATTGCTGATAATGTTAAATTAGAACTAGATGTTAAGACTGAGATGGTCCAGCCATCATCAAGCAATGTTTTCCCAGACGGTGGCAAACTGCATCCCATGGATGTTGAAGACCCCCATGAAAAAAAGTTACCTGTTGAGGAAGAAGGAAACATCCATGTTGCTAATTCAGAGATGAGCAACAAAAATTTTGGTGCAGATGTGGTTTCTTCAGAGAAATTAAATTTGGACCGAACTTCTGGTGATGATGATTTAGTGGAGGATGATGCGTTGGAAAGTAAACAAATAGTTTCCAATTATAATTCAGACAAAGTGGTAGATATGGAGGAGAAAATGGAAGTTTCTGTGGTGGAGGAAGCTCTTGCTGATGATATGCAGGATGATATGCCTGTCGATGATGAAGACATTCTTGAGGAAAACATTAATCCACCCGCTGCTCTCACTGTGAAAAGAAAGATTCATG ATGTGGTTTCTTCAGAGAAATACAATTTGGACCAAAGTTCTGGTGACAATTCGATGGAGGAGGATGATGAATTGGAGAGTAAGTCAGTCATTCCTAAGTCTAGCCCAGATGAAGTCGTGGATAGGAAGGTGAAAACGGAAGTTCCTGTGGTGGAGGCGGCGGCTCCTGCTGGTGATATGCAGGGTGACATTGCTGTGGACAATGAAGACAGTCATGATGATACTAAGAATGCTCCTGATGCACCCACTGTGAAAAGGATGCTTCATG ACCAAGAGGTACTTGGGAAGGATGAGACTCCCAAGAGGCAAAGGAGGTGGTGGAACTCTGAAAACCTTAGAGTTCCTGATCCTCAAAGCAGCATTGCATCTTCTACTACACCTAAGGATGTCTTCCCTTCTACTCCCTTGAAACGCCAGTTCTCCAGATCTAACTCTGGAGCTAGTGATGATGCACCCAAGGAACGTGTTG TTCCACCATCACCAAAACCTCCTACGAATTCTCTGAGAATTGATCATTTTCTGCGTCCATTTACCCTAAAAGCTGTGCAAGCACTTCTAGGGAAAACTGGTACCATCTCCAGTTTCTGGATGGACCACATCAAAACCCACTGCTATGTCACT TATTCTTCTGTGGAAGAAGCCGTAGAGACTCGAAATGCAGTCTACAACTTACAATGGCCTACTAACGGAGGACGCCTTCTTGTGGCTGAGTTTGTTGACCCTCAGGAAGTGAAAATACGAGTGGAAGCTCCTCCTCAATCACCCTCAACTCCAGTCACTCCCGGGCCCACTATCCCTCCAGCTGCACCAACATTGCAATTGCAACCCCAACCTTCACCCCGCCAAGTTGTTCAGAAGGAGAAgctcccaccaccacctcctctgtCTAATCCTCCACAGGCAAGGGAACGACTCCCGCTTCTGCCCCCACCTCCGCTTCCTGAGAAACTGGACCCACCCATTGTCACTCTGGACGATCTATTCAAAAAGACCAAAGCGACCCCATGTATCTACTTCTTACCATTGACTGATGAACAAGTTGCAGCAAAGCTGAAGGCGCAGGGAAATAGCACCAAACA GTATGCAGGTGTTGCTTCTAGGAAGGAGTTGTTCTGGGCAATGTGGTGCGAGATAAGCCAGTTGGTCGATGTATTAGGGTTTTCCCGAGGATTGAGTCGGGTTGAGGACGAGTTTAAGTTAGGTTTGAAACAATTGAGATTAGTTTCTTCGAGTGGGCAGACTGAGCCATGGTTTCTCCGTGTTTTCCTAAGTAGCCGGGGGTTGTCTTTCGGTATGGGATCAGTATTCCCTTCCAAAATGTGGAATTTGAGGATCATTTTCTTGGTTGTGTACTTTTGTGTTATTGTAGAATCTAAATTAGAGCtattgatgaaaataaaatactaa